AGCTTGGCCTTAATATGACCACAGCCTTTAATGTTTTTCTTCGCCAATCCATAAGGGAAGGTCGTATCCCCTTTGAAATCACCACAAACATCCCTAACGCTGTAACTACTGCTGCATTGCTTGAAGCGGGACAAATTGCAAGTGATCCGAATGTCAAGCGTTATTCTGATGTCGAGGAAGCGTTACGGGAGTTGAAATCATGATCCGTCAGATTGTATGGACAACACAATTTAAGAAGGACTATAAGCTTGCGGAAAAACGTGGGCTGGATATCAAGGTTTCGTGACCATAACCTT
The Bacillota bacterium DNA segment above includes these coding regions:
- a CDS encoding type II toxin-antitoxin system antitoxin, RelB/DinJ family, with product LGLNMTTAFNVFLRQSIREGRIPFEITTNIPNAVTTAALLEAGQIASDPNVKRYSDVEEALRELKS